One genomic region from Rosa rugosa chromosome 1, drRosRugo1.1, whole genome shotgun sequence encodes:
- the LOC133725842 gene encoding vacuolar cation/proton exchanger 3-like, with protein MEIDKVKDPATVKLHSQVEMGSMELKSILGYDDQGLVAAPEKKSSDEAPLKVLYSSGSGSFNRKVMRNTVVHSIRTVVFSSRLNLLMPFGPLAILVQTLTGHHGWVFLLSLLGIIPLAERLGYATEQLACYTGPTVGGLLNATFGNATELIISIYALRNGMIRVVQQSLLGSILSNMLLVLGCAFFAGGLVFSKRPQVFNKPTAAVNSGLLLMAVMGLLLPALLHTTHTELHFGKSALALSRFTSCIMLVAYASYLFFQLKSQRSLYVPVDEQGEEIHSDASDDDDEVPEISKWESIIWLTILTAWISILSEYLVNAIEGASVALNIPVAFISVILLPIVGNAAEHAGAVMFAMKDKLDITLGVAIGSSTQISMFGIPFCVMVGWIMGVPMDLNFQLFETATLFITVLVVAFMLQEGTSNYFKGIMLILCYIIVAASFFVHIDPTAIQDKPPETKE; from the exons ATGGAAATTGACAAAGTTAAGGATCCAGCCACAGTTAAATTACATTCGCAAGTTGAG ATGGGATCGATGGAGCTCAAGTCGATATTGGGATATGATGATCAGGGCTTAGTTGCTGCTCCGGAGAAAAAATCTTCGGATGAGGCTCCCCTCAAAGTTCTATATTCTAGTGGTTCAGGAAGCTTTAATCGCAAGGTCATGAGGAATACTGTGGTTCATAGCATCAGAACTGTAGTTTTCTCTTCAAGACTTAACTTGCTCATGCCTTTTGGCCCATTAGCAATCTTAGTTCAGACTTTGACTGGCCATCAT GGCTGGGTCTTCCTTCTAAGCTTGTTGGGCATCATACCTTTGGCCGAGCGGTTAGGATATGCTACAGA GCAGCTGGCTTGCTACACAGGACCTACAG TTGGAGGCCTTCTAAATGCCACTTTTGGAAATGCCACAGAATTGATAATCTCAATATATGCTTTGCGAAATGGCATGATTCGCGTTGTTCAACAATCTTTACTGGGCTCAATATTGTCAAACATGTTGCTAGTACTTGGATGTGCATTCTTTGCTGGTGGACTCGTGTTTTCTAAGAGGCCACAAGTGTTCAACAAG CCAACTGCTGCTGTGAACTCGGGATTGCTGTTGATGGCAGTAATGGGTCTTCTCCTTCCAGCTTTACTTCACACTACTCACACAGAGTTGCACTTTGGGAAGTCTGCACTAGCCCTTTCAAGGTTTACTAGCTGCATTATGCTTGTGGCATATGCTTCCTATCTGTTTTTTCAGCTGAAGAGCCAGCGGAGTCTATATGTCCCAGTTGACGAG CAGGGGGAGGAGATTCACAGTGACGCcagtgatgatgatgacgagGTTCCTGAAATCTCTAAGTGGGAATCCATAATTTGGCTCACTATTCTAACTGCATGGATTTCAATCCTTTCAGAATATTTAGTTAACGCGATAGAG GGTGCGTCTGTTGCACTGAATATTCCTGTAGCATTTATCAGTGTTATTTTGCTCCCAATTGTTGGGAACGCAGCAGAGCATGCAGGTGCTGTTATGTTTGCCATGAAAGACAAGCTT GATATAACTTTGGGAGTGGCCATAGGTTCATCAACCCAGATATCTATGTTTGGA ATTCCCTTTTGTGTGATGGTTGGGTGGATAATGGGGGTCCCTATGGACTTGAATTTCCAACTGTTTGAGACAGCCACGCTTTTCATAACCGTTCTGGTGGTAGCTTTCATGCTACAG GAGGGAACTTCCAACTACTTTAAAGGAATAATGCTCATTCTTTGTTACATTATTGTTGCTGCAAGTTTCTTTGTACATATCGACCCTACTGCAATAC AGGACAAGCCCCCGGAAACAAAAGAGTAA
- the LOC133725845 gene encoding peptidyl-prolyl cis-trans isomerase CYP63, with translation MSPNSNREAMLDEEDSMELDSLVVEKCLRCSGDCASGKLLVCSVIGCPISVHEECMCCKPEIDEKGRFYCPYCAYKRALVREEKLRRKAMQAKEILSMFIDSGRVNFAVNDGEGSSGNGGGEGTSAGIGAVRDEVTVGRGMDGGETEDRSLEVEENGHGEMDEDVSKGNSDQQCVSERREFDKRNEDDAVDGIDRGDGDSIRGNEENEGKSPGEELMRPEAMEVPADDTVVPESGDFQSGSPLLRKRRYKQRAQKIVQLPYAVPVRIVPSPSTKSSSCQTDAVEEDAEKQSEKDATSYSSESRKVSESDQNVEGTISSKSRDIPESNPNQKATTSSKSRKSPESNQNEKVTTSCFESRKVPESNQNEKATTSLSSESREIPEPNQNEKATTAFSKSRKDPDSNQNEKTTTSSTEPIKVLESGSEELLFHNAKRRKIKWTAEELKMLKDGVRLFSAQVNKNLPWRKILELGKAVFHETRTPDNLKDKWKLLSREAAKKNKLDHLDSK, from the exons ATGAGCCCTAATTCAAATAGAGAAGCAATGTTAGATGAAGAAGACTCCATGGAATTAGATAGCTTAGTGGTAGAGAAATGCCTTAGGTGTAGCGGCGATTGTGCTAGTGGAAAATTGCTAGTTTGTAGTGTGATTGGGTGCCCGATTTCTGTTCACGAGGAGTGTATGTGTTGTAAGCCTGAAATTGATGAGAAGGGAAGGTTCTACTGCCCTTACTGTGCTTACAAGAGAGCGTTGGTGCGGGAAGAGAAGCTGAGGAGGAAGGCAATGCAAGCTAAGGAGATTCTGTCCATGTTTATCGATAGCGGTAGGGTTAATTTTGCGGTGAATGATGGAGAGGGGAGTAGTGGCAATGGTGGAGGTGAAGGCACATCAGCAGGCATTGGGGCGGTTCGGGATGAGGTGACAGTAGGCAGAGGGATGGATGGTGGCGAAACTGAGGATCGGTCTTTGGAAGTAGAAGAAAATGGACACGGGGAAATGGATGAGGATGTGAGTAAGGGAAATTCGGACCAACAATGTGTGTCGGAGAGGCGTGAGTTTGATAAGAGAAATGAAGATGATGCAGTTGATGGAATTGACCGAGGAGATGGGGATAGTATAAGGGGGAATGAGGAGAATGAAGGCAAAAGTCCGGGAGAAGAACTGATGCGACCAGAGGCAATGGAGGTGCCTGCAGATGACACTGTTGTGCCTGAATCTGGTGATTTCCAGAGTGGTTCTCCTCTATTGCGTAAGAGGCGTTATAAACAAAGAGCTCAAAAGATAGTGCAGCTTCCGTATGCCGTTCCAGTAAGGATAGTGCCTTCtccatcaacaaaatcatcttcTTGCCAAACTGATGCTGTAGAGGAGGATGCCGAGAAGCAAAGTGAGAAAGACGCTACCTCCTATTCCTCTGAGTCTAGAAAAGTTTCAGAATCAGACCAAAATGTGGAAGGTACTATCTCCTCCAAGTCAAGAGACATTCCAGAGTCAAACCCAAATCAGAAAGCTACTACCTCCTCCAAGTCCAGAAAAAGTCCAGAGTCGAACCAAAATGAGAAAGTTACTACATCCTGCTTTGAGTCAAGAAAAGTTCCAGAATCAAACCAAAATGAGAAAGCTACCACCTCCTTGTCCTCTGAGTCAAGAGAAATTCCAGAGCCAAACCAAAATGAGAAAGCTACTACCGCCTTCTCCAAGTCAAGAAAAGATCCAGACTCGAACCAAAATGAGAAAACTACTACCTCCTCCACTGAACCGATAAAAGTTCTGGAATCTGGAAG TGAAGAATTGTTATTTCATAATGCCAAGCGGAGGAAAATTAAGTGGACAGCTGAAGAGTTGAAAATGCTAAAG GATGGAGTACGACTATTTTCAGCCCAAGTAAACAAAAATCTTCCCTGGAGGAAAATTTTGGAACTTGGTAAGGCTGTTTTCCACGAGACTCGGACTCCAGATAATCTCAAGGATAAATGGAAGCTCCTAAGCAGAGAAGCagctaaaaaaaacaaacttgATCACTTGGACTCCAAGTGA
- the LOC133725844 gene encoding glucose-1-phosphate adenylyltransferase small subunit, chloroplastic/amyloplastic, with protein MASSSTMAANGVLTLRSSTYANASNQTQKTNPASAPRGLSFSGSHLSGAKIPTTSLRTSPNNTQRAPLVVSPKAVSDSKNSQTCLDPDASRSVLGIILGGGAGTRLYPLTKKRAKPAVPLGANYRLIDIPVSNCLNSNVSKIYVLTQFNSASLNRHLSRAYASNMGGYKNEGFVEVLAAQQSPENPNWFQGTADAVRQYLWLFEEHNVLEFLVLAGDHLYRMDYEKFIQAHRETDADITVAALPMDEKRATAFGLMKIDDEGRIIEFAEKPKGEQLKAMKVDTTILGLDDERAKEMPYIASMGIYVVSKNVMLDLLREKFPGANDFGSEVIPGATSIGLRVQAYLYDGYWEDIGTIEAFYNANLGITKKPIPDFSFYDRSSPIYTQPRYLPPSKMLDADVTDSVIGEGCVIKNCKIHHSVVGLRSCISEGAVIEDTLLMGADYYETDADRRFLAGRGSVPIGIGKNSHIKRAIIDKNARIGDNVKIVNSDSVQEAARETDGYFIKSGIVTVIKDALIPSGTVI; from the exons ATGGCTTCCTCATCAACAATGGCAGCGAACGGGGTTCTCACTCTCCGGTCATCCACGTATGCCAATGCTTCGAATCAAACCCAGAAGACGAATCCGGCCTCCGCGCCGAGAGGGCTCTCGTTCAGCGGCTCTCATCTCTCCGGGGCCAAAATCCCGACGACGTCTTTGAGGACTTCCCCCAACAACACTCAAAGGGCGCCATTGGTTGTGTCTCCCAAGGCCGTTTCGGATTCCAAGAACTCCCAGACGTGTCTTGATCCCGATGCGAGCAGA AGTGTGTTGGGGATTATACTGGGAGGTGGAGCCGGGACGAGGCTTTACCCGTTGACAAAGAAGCGTGCGAAGCCTGCTGTTCCATTGGGAGCGAATTACAGGCTGATTGATATTCCCGTCAGCAATTGCCTCAACAGCAACGTTTCCAAGATCTACGTCCTCACACAGTTCAATTCCGCTTCTCTTAATCGCCATCTGTCTCGGGCTTACGCCAGCAACATGGGAGGGTACAAAAATGAAGGCTTTGTTGAAGTGCTTGCGGCGCAGCAGAGTCCCGAGAATCCCAATTGGTTCCAG GGTACTGCAGATGCTGTGAGGCAGTATTTGTGGTTGTTTGAAGAACACAATGTGTTGGAGTTTTTGGTTCTTGCCGGGGACCATTTGTATCGGATGGACTATGAGAAGTTCATTCAGGCTCATAGAGAAACTGATGCAGATATCACTGTGGCTGCTCTCCCCATGGATGAGAAGCGTGCTACTGCCTTCGGTTTGATGAAGATTGATGATGAGGGTCGCATTATTGAGTTTGCTGAGAAGCCTAAAGGGGAGCAACTCAAAGCTATGAAG GTAGATACAACCATATTGGGTCTTGATGATGAGAGAGCTAAAGAGATGCCTTACATCGCCAGTATGGGTATATATGTTGTGAGCAAAAATGTGATGTTAGATCTGCTTCGAGAGAAGTTTCCTGGAGCAAATGATTTTGGGAGTGAAGTCATTCCTGGTGCAACCTCCATTGGGTTGAGG GTTCAAGCTTATCTGTATGATGGCTACTGGGAAGACATTGGTACCATTGAGGCTTTCTATAATGCTAATCTGGGGATAACTAAAAAGCCAATTCCAGATTTCAG CTTCTACGATCGTTCATCCCCGATCTACACCCAACCTCGGTATTTGCCCCCATCCAAAATGCTTGATGCTGATGTCACAGATAGTGTTATTGGCGAAGGTTGTGTGATAAAG AACTGTAAAATTCACCATTCTGTCGTTGGGCTTCGTTCTTGCATATCAGAAGGTGCTGTTATTGAAGACACATTACTGATGGGGGCAGACTACTATGAG ACGGATGCTGACAGGAGGTTTCTGGCTGGAAGAGGCAGTGTTCCAATTGGTATCGGAAAGAATTCTCACATTAAGAGAGCTATAATTGACAAGAATGCTCGAATTGGGGACAATGTGAAG ATTGTCAACAGTGACAGTGTGCAAGAAGCTGCAAGAGAAACAGATGGATATTTCATCAAAAGCGGGATTGTCACAGTGATCAAGGATGCCTTGATTCCTAGTGGAACTGTAATCTGA
- the LOC133725841 gene encoding flowering time control protein FPA, translating into MAGRGGGRDRLSGGTRRFDGKGGSKAPPSRHLWIGNLSHSITEDDLTRHFLQFGDLESVAFQPGRSYAFINFNREDDAIAAMEALQGFPVAGNPLRVEFTKADKSSVPSREEDYSQQRSAVRGSPLLQREFRARQDTPEQFYQEKSSMGDKNTEPSEVLWIGFPALLKVDEFILRKSFAPFGEIEKITAFPGRSYAFVRFRSVMSASRAKAALQGKLFGNPRVHICFARSDTSSSNSGRNSITDTPSPHLKLNGRSGSSENFRQDRNFGSLTEDFSIRSPQYFSTLDSGAYEPYSIKRKGNLWTGENNTFEQRRPGEVSDLELSQDMYGYRGSPTREKYARLHDYPQRFPETNPPYEEPWDLPDDVNFFHGAKKLKTESYIPEKELPEYPMSVYEQEKHGFPRLFTDFHQADNSNRNFEADPFGYKQIPERPMNLALPPVERGDPWKESYGNLQAGSQLLNSVDRKRFTPEPKKSLEIWKWEGTIAKGGTPVCRARCFPVGKVLDINLPEFLDCTARTGLDMLSKHYDQATSAWVVFFSPGSDADIGYYNEFMHYLGEKQRAAVAKLDDRTTLFLVPPSEFSEKVLKVPGKVSISGVVLRLDQPSSNFGSFHQQHERNDTRLLSFTGDPPYSRLPTPSVSIPPFTSLPDSSKSGVSNLSSLGNFSSIPTASFSGSAHGVGNGYEPYNENRHEYPLHKESPMLGPNWSSHHPQNSVSVARNRPNQVSNNAVDPVLQEHPSVIQRPLQEAIPTGGMPRVQNSNFQDTQPSVSLPTPLAALQPEQLAQLASLLGQQRQSGSIPNPSTREDFRLRNAVHETENLPRTYQKFAQQNNQVTSEPTTSQFGQAQELQQPQQQISHVPQMVQRDVQAGGRGNQHLQNINTNEGGETDCMQATLQLAAALLQKIQQGKGS; encoded by the exons ATG GCGGGTCGGGGCGGAGGACGCGACAGGCTGAGCGGTGGAACGCGGCGTTTTGACGGCAAAGGCGGCAGCAAGGCGCCGCCGTCGAGACACTTGTGGATCGGGAATCTTTCTCACAGTATCACCGAGGACGACCTGACACGTCACTTTTTGCAGTTCGGAGACCTGGAAAGCGTGGCGTTCCAGCCCGGCCGGAGCTACGCCTTCATCAATTTTAACAGGGAGGATGACGCAATCGCCGCCATGGAGGCTCTTCAGGGCTTTCCTGTTGCAGGCAACCCGCTCAGGGTCGAGTTTACCAAGGCG GATAAATCATCAGTGCCATCACGTGAAGAAGACTACTCCCAACAACGTTCAGCAGTAAGAGGATCTCCTTTGTTGCAAAGGGAGTTTAGAGCACGCCAAGATACTCCTGAACAATTTTATCAAGAAAAATCCAGTATGGGTGATAAAAACACAGAGCCTAGTGAAGTATTATGGATAGGTTTTCCAGCTTTATTGAAGGTGGATGAATTTATATTAAGGAAGTCTTTTGCACCATTCGGTGAAATTGAGAAGATAACTGCCTTTCCTGGTCGTAGTTATGCGTTTGTGCGATTTAGGAGTGTAATGTCAGCTAGCAGAGCGAAAGCGGCTCTTCAAGGAAAATTATTTGGAAACCCCCGTGTACATATTTGTTTTGCAAGGAGCGACACCAGCTCATCAAACAGTGGAAGGAATTCAATCACTGACACTCCATCCCCACATTTGAAGTTGAATGGTCGTTCTGGATCATCTGAGAACTTTCGACAAGATAGGAACTTTGGGAGCTTAACAGAGGATTTTAGCATCAGATCTCCTCAGTATTTCTCAACTTTGGATTCTGGTGCTTATGAGCCCTATAGTATAAAGAGGAAAGGAAATTTATGGACAGGTGAGAACAATACATTTGAACAGAGGAGGCCCGGTGAAGTATCTGATCTAGAACTCTCACAAGACATGTATGGTTATCGGGGTAGTCCTACGAGAGAGAAATATGCTCGTTTACATGATTATCCTCAAAGATTTCCTGAAACAAATCCCCCGTATGAAGAACCATGGGACTTACCAGATGACGTTAATTTCTTTCATGGAGCCAAGAAATTGAAAACAGAGTCTTACATTCCTGAGAAAGAGCTTCCAGAGTATCCAATGTCTGTATACGAACAAGAAAAACATGGTTTCCCTAGATTATTCACTGATTTTCACCAAGCTGACAATTCCAATAGAAACTTTGAGGCTGATCCATTTGGTTACAAACAAATCCCTGAACGACCAATGAATCTAGCTCTACCTCCAGTTGAGAGGGGTGACCCTTGGAAAGAATCTTATGGTAATTTGCAGGCGGGTTCTCAGCTACTAAATTCTGTTGATAGAAAAAGATTCACTCCTGAACCAAAGAAGTCTTTGGAAATATGGAAATGGGAAGGGACTATAGCAAAGGGAGGAACTCCTGTCTGTCGTGCCCGTTGCTTTCCTGTGGGGAAGGTCCTTGACATTAACTT GCCTGAGTTTTTAGATTGTACTGCAAGGACTGGTCTAGATATGCTTTCTAAGCATTACGATCAAGCAACCAGTGCTTGGGTTGTGTTCTTTTCCCCTGGAAGTGATGCTGATATTGGATACTACAATGAATTTATGCATTATCTTGGGGAGAAGCAGCGAGCAGCCGTTGCTAAATTGGATGACAGGACCACCTTGTTTCTTGTACCCCCATCAGAGTTCTCAGAGAAAGTGCTGAAGGTACCTGGGAAAGTCAGCATCTCTGGTGTTGTTTTGAGGTTAGACCAGCCTAGTTCCAACTTTGGATCTTTTCACCAGCAACATGAAAGAAATGATACTAGATTATTGTCATTTACTGGCGACCCACCATATTCAAGATTGCCAACACCTTCAGTATCCATTCCTCCGTTTACATCTTTGCCTGATTCAAGTAAATCAGGAGTTAGCAATCTATCTTCCTTGGGGAATTTTTCATCAATTCCAACAGCTTCATTTTCTGGTTCAGCTCATGGTGTTGGAAATGGATATGAACCTTACAATGAGAACAGGCATGAGTATCCACTTCATAAGGAAAGCCCTATGTTGGGACCAAACTGGTCTTCTCACCACCCACAGAATTCAGTTTCTGTTGCTAGAAATAGACCCAACCAAGTGTCCAATAATGCTGTTGATCCAGTTCTTCAGGAGCATCCCTCGGTCATTCAAAGGCCCCTGCAAGAGGCAATCCCTACTGGTGGAATGCCTCGTGTTCAAAACAGCAATTTCCAGGACACCCAGCCTTCGGTTTCTTTACCTACGCCTCTTGCAGCCCTGCAACCGGAGCAACTTGCCCAATTGGCATCTCTTCTCGGACAGCAGAGGCAGTCTGGGAGCATTCCAAATCCATCCACCAGAGAAGATTTCAGGCTCAGAAATGCAGTACATGAAACTGAGAACCTGCCAAGGACATACCAGAAATTTGCGCAGCAGAATAATCAGGTGACTTCTGAGCCCACGACATCTCAGTTTGGTCAAGCTCAAGAGTTGCAGCAGCCGCAACAGCAGATATCACATGTGCCTCAAATGGTTCAAAGAGATGTTCAAGCAGGGGGTCGGGGAAATCAACATCTGCAAAATATCAATACAAATGAAGGTGGAGAAACAGATTGCATGCAAGCGACATTACAGCTTGCAGCAGCTCTACTTCAGAAAATCCAACAAGGGAAAGGAAGTTGA
- the LOC133743545 gene encoding uncharacterized protein LOC133743545 — protein MEVGPKVVLLLRDPEGFGQAISDAFHPNPTASVTEESFELSLERYGIRNCKASGKVRHFLDQHGQYEVSVLLMEYYESPILACAFNEVLAQLAGQKSSSMPTIVAPFFVASSKLKWDSKSATKFDSKGSLYGIQIGPETDISKAIIARTQKAPPSLQIHHEPLACLLQLVRVLNLPTLVLIGQRGQRISDKEELEILYEIGELLANTCKVNFSRGKITWKPTKKSKDEQEPWRALYG, from the exons atggAGGTAGGTCCAAAGGTAGTGCTTCTGTTGAGAGACCCAGAGGGCTTCGGCCAAGCCATCTCCGACGCATTCCACCCTAACCCAACTGCTTCCGTCAC AGAGGAAAGCTTCGAGCTTTCGCTGGAGCGCTATGGGATCCGAAATTGCAAAGCTTCTGGAAAAGTTCGTCACTTTCTTGATCAGCACGGTCAATATGAG GTGTCAGTGTTGCTTATGGAATATTATGAATCACCGATACTAGCATGTGCTTTTAATGAAGTTCTGGCTCAACTAGCAGGACAAAAATCATCCTCAATGCCCACCATTGTTGCCCCCTTTTTCGTTGCATCATCCAAGCTTAAATGGGACAGTAAATCTGCAACAAAGTTTGACAGCAAAGGTTCACTTTATGGTATACAGATAGGTCCAGAAACAGACATAAGCAAGGCCATCATTGCCAGAACCCAGAAAGCACCACCGTCATTACAGATTCATCATGAACCTCTAGCCTGCCTTCTTCAGTTGGTCCGTGTCCTGAATTTGCCAACTCTTGTTCTTATAGGGCAAAGGGGTCAGCGAATTTCTGATAAAGAAGAGCTTGAG ATACTTTATGAAATTGGGGAACTTTTGGCAAACACTTGTAAGGTAAACTTCTCAAGAGGCAAAATCACATGGAAGCCAACTAAAAAATCGAAGGATGAACAGGAGCCATGGCGTGCATTGTATGGTTAA